From one Amaranthus tricolor cultivar Red isolate AtriRed21 chromosome 17, ASM2621246v1, whole genome shotgun sequence genomic stretch:
- the LOC130803510 gene encoding clathrin heavy chain 1-like isoform X4, with translation MAAANAPIVMREILTLPSIGINPQFITFNNVTMESEKYICVRETSPQNSVVIVDMNMPMQPLRRPIMADSALMNPNTRILSLKAKLPGTTQDHLQIFNIESKTKVTSHQMPEQIVFWKWISPNMLGLVTQTSVYHWSIDGHSQPVKVFERTANLANNQIINYICDPSEKWLVLIGIAPGSPERPQLVKGSMQLYSVDQQRSQALEAHAASFASYKVPGSEKPSTLIMFATKSMNAGQVTSKLHIIELGAQPGKASFTKKQADLFFPPDFADDFPVAMQISQRYGLIYVITKLGLLFVYDLESASAVYRNRISPDPIFLTSEAASAGGFYAINRRGQVLLATVNEATIVPFVSGQLNNLELAVNLAKRGNLPGAENLFVQRFQELFAQTKYKEAAALAAESPQGILRTPDTVAKFQSVPVQSGQTPPLLQYFGTLLTRGKLNAFESLELSRLVVNQNKKNLLENWLAEDKLECTEELGDLVKTVDTDLALKIYIKARATPKVVAAFAERREFDKILIYSKQVGYAPDYLFLIQTILRQDPQGAVNFALMMSQMEGGCAVDYDTITDLFLQRNLIREATAFLLDVLKSNSPEHGFLQTKVLEINLVTFPNVADAILANGMFSHYDRSRVAQLCEKAGLYIQALRHYTDLPDIKRVIVNTHAIEPQALVDFFGTLSCEWALECMKDLLLVNLRGNLQIIVQTAKEYSDQLGVDTCIKLFEQFKSYEGLYFFLGSYLSSSDDPDIHFKYIEAAAKTGQLKEVERVTRESNFYDAEKTKNFLMEAKLPDARPLINVCDRFGFVPDLTHYLYVNNMLRYIEGYVQKVNPGNAPIVVGQLLDDECPEDFIKGLILSVRSLLPVEPLVEECEKRNRLRLLTQFLEHLVSEGSQDVHVHNALGKIIIESNNNPEHFLMTNPYYDSRVVGKYCEKRDPTLAVVAYRRGQCDDELINVTNKNSLFKLQARYVVERMDSDLWEKVLNPENEYRRLIIDQVVSTALPESKSPEQVSAAVKAFMTADLPHELIELLEKIVLQNSAFSGNSNLQNLLILTAIKADSSRVMDYVNRLDNFDGPAVGEIAVEAKLYEEAFAIFKKFNLNVQAVNVLLDNIQSIDRAVEFAFRVEEDTVWSQVAKAQLRAGLVSDAIESFIRAEDATQFLDVIRAAGDADVYHDLVKYLLMVRQQIKEPRVDGELIYAYAKIDRLSEIEEFILMPNIANLQSVGDRLFDEALYEAAKIIYAFISNWAKLAVTLVRLKQFQSAVDAARKANSAKTWKEVCFACVDAEEFRLAQICGLNIILQVDDMEEVSQYYQNRGCFKEIISLMESGLGLERAHMGIFTELGVLYARYRSEKLMEHIKLFSTRLNILKLIRACDEQQHWKELTYLYIQYDEFDNASVTVMNHSPEAWDHMQFKDILVKVANVELYYKAVHFYLQKHPDLINDMLNVLALRLDHTRVVDIMRKVISIL, from the exons ATGGCGGCGGCTAATGCACCAATCGTAATGCGTGAAATTCTCACG TTGCCAAGCATTGGAATAAATCCACAATTCATCACATTTAATAATGTGACGATGGAATCAGAGAAGTATATATGTGTACGAGAAACATCACCGCAGAATagtgttgttattgttgatatGAACATGCCGATGCAACCGTTACGAAGGCCAATTATGGCGGATTCTGCTCTCATGAATCCAAATACTCGAATTCTCTCCTTGAAAG CTAAACTTCCAGGTACCACACAAGatcatttacaaatttttaatattgaatCAAAGACAAAGGTGACATCACACCAGATGCCTGAGCAG ATTGTCTTCTGGAAGTGGATTTCTCCAAATATGCTTGGACTCGTGACACAGACATCAGTATATCACTGGTCAATTGATG GGCATTCTCAACCCGTAAAAGTTTTTGAAAGGACTGCTAATTTGGCAAACAACCAAATAATCAACTATATTTGTGACCCTTCTGAAAAGTGGTTGGTCTTGATTGGTATTGCTCCTGGTTCACCTGAG AGGCCTCAACTTGTTAAAGGAAGTATGCAGCTCTATTCTGTTGATCAGCAGCGCAGTCAAGCTCTTGAAGCTCATGCCGCATCATTTGCCTCTTATAAA GTCCCTGGAAGTGAAAAGCCTTCTACTCTTATTATGTTTGCCACTAAGTCCATGAATGCTGGCCAGGTTACTTCCAAGCTGCACATCATAGAGCTTGGTGCTCAGCCAG GAAAAGCAAGTTTTACAAAGAAACAAGCTGATCTATTCTTCCCTCCAGATTTTGCTGATGATTTTCCAGTTGCGATGCAG ATCTCCCAAAGATATGGTTTGATTTATGTTATTACCAAGCTTGGCCTATTATTTGTGTATGACCTTGAGTCTGCAAGTGCTGTTTATCGGAATCGAATCAGTCCGGATCCCATTTTTTTGACATCAGAGGCTGCATCTGCTGGCGGCTTCTATGCCATCAACAGAAGGGGGCAAGTTCTTCTTGCCACTGTTAATGAAGCTACTATTGTTCCTTTTGTCAGTGGCCAA TTAAACAATTTGGAGCTTGCTGTTAATCTTGCCAAAAGGGGCAATCTCCCTGGTGCAGAAAATCTG TTTGTTCAGCGCTTCCAAGAGTTATTCGCTCAAACAAAGTACAAGGAAGCTGCTGCACTTGCTGCTGAATCTCCACAAGGCATATTGCGTACTCCTGACACTGTCGCAAAATTTCAG AGTGTTCCTGTTCAATCAGGGCAAACCCCGCCTCTCTTACAATACTTTGGGACACTTCTGACTAGAGGAAAACTTAATGCATTTGAATCTCTAGAACTATCCCGCCTCGTTGTGaatcaaaacaagaaaaatcTTCTGGAGAATTGGTTGGCAGAAGACAAATTGGAGTGCACTGAGGAACTTGGAGATCTAGTTAAG ACTGTTGACACTGACCTTGCTTTGAAGATATATATCAAAGCTAGAGCAACTCCTAAGGTTGTTGCTGCCTTTGCCGAGCGTCGGGAATTTGACAAAATTCTCATTTACTCGAAGCAG GTCGGCTATGCACCAGATTACTTGTTCCTTATCCAAACTATTCTTCGACAAGATCCTCAG GGTGCCGTCAATTTTGCACTGATGATGTCCCAAATGGAGGGAGGGTGTGCCGTTGATTATGACACTATAACAGATCTTTTTCTTCAG AGAAACTTAATTCGGGAAGCAACAGCATTTCTACTGGatgttttaaaatcaaattcgcCTGAACATGGTTTTCTGCAAACAAAG GTTTTGGAAATCAATCTTGTTACCTTTCCCAATGTGGCTGATGCTATTTTAGCAAACGGAATGTTCAGTCACTATGATCGTTCTAGAGTTGCTCAGCTTTGCGAGAAAGCTGGTCTTTACATACAAGCACTTCGG CACTACACTGATTTACCTGACATCAAACGTGTTATTGTGAATACCCATGCGATAGAACCACAG GCACTTGTTGATTTCTTTGGGACACTTTCCTGTGAGTGGGCACTAGAGTGCATGAAGGACCTTTTACTTGTCAATCTCAGGGGCAACCTTCAGATTATTGTCCAG ACTGCTAAGGAGTATAGTGACCAACTGGGTGTAGATACATGCATTAAACTCTTCGAGCAATTTAAATCATATGAAGGGCTGTATTTTTTCCTTGGGTCATATTTGAGCTCCAG TGATGATCCTGATATTCACTTTAAATACATTGAAGCAGCTGCTAAAACTGGGCAGCTTAAAGAAGTGGAACGAGTTACTAGAGAGTCCAACTTTTATGAtgctgaaaaaacaaaaaacttccTGATGGAAGCCAAGCTTCCCGATGCACGTCCGCTGATTAATGTTTGTGATCGTTTTGGTTTTGTTCCTGACCTCACACACTACCTTTATGTAAATAACATGCTTCGTTATATTGAAGGGTATGTTCAGAAG GTTAATCCGGGAAATGCACCGATAGTTGTTGGGCAACTACTTGATGATGAATGTCCTGAAGATTTTATCAAGGGTCTAATACTTTCTGTTCGCTCTCTCCTTCCAGTCGAGCCACTTGTGGAGGAATGTGAGAAGAG AAATCGACTTCGTTTGCTCACCCAATTTCTCGAGCATCTTGTTAGTGAAGGAAGCCAAGATGTGCATGTGCACAATGCTCTGGGTAAAATTATCATTGAGAGTAACAATAATCCTGAGCATTTTCTCATGACCAACCCATACTATGATTCACGTGTTGTGGGTAAATATTGTGAGAAGCGTGACCCGACCCTTGCTGTTGTTGCTTATAGGCGAGGGCAATGTGATGACGAGCTTATCAACGTCACAAATAAGAATTCTTTGTTCAAGCTGCAAGCAAG ATATGTTGTTGAAAGAATGGATAGTGATCTATGGGAAAAGGTCCTCAATCCTGAAAATGAGTATAGAAGGCTGATCATTGATCAAGTTGTGTCCACTGCTTTGCCCGAAAGCAAGAGTCCTGAACAAGTTTCTGCTGCTGTTAAGGCTTTTATGACAGCTGATCTTCCTCATGAGTTGATTGAGCTTCTTGAAAAGATTGTCCTTCAGAACTCTGCTTTCAGTGGAAATTCAAATCTGCAGAACCTCTTGATTTTGACAGCCATCAAGGCAGATTCATCCAGAGTTATGGATTATGTCAACAGGTTGGATAACTTTGATGGACCCGCAGTTGGAGAAATAGCTGTTGAGGCCAAGCTTTACGAAGAAGCATTTGCAATCTTCAAGAAATTCAATCTTAATGTGCAGGCGGTTAATGTGCTATTGGATAACATTCAAAGCATTGACAGGGCTGTGGAATTTGCATTCCGAGTTGAAGAGGATACTGTTTGGAGCCAAGTTGCAAAGGCTCAGTTGAGGGCTGGGTTGGTCAGTGATGCAATCGAGTCATTTATACGCGCTGAGGATGCCACACAATTTTTGGATGTGATTCGTGCTGCTGGAGATGCAGACGTCTACCATGATTTGGTTAAGTATCTTCTTATGGTTAGACAACAAATCAAGGAGCCTAGGGTGGATGGTGAACTCATATATGCCTATGCCAAGATTGATAGGTTGAGTGAGATTGAAGAATTCATACTCATGCCAAACATTGCCAACCTCCAGAGTGTTGGTGATCGCTTGTTTGATGAAGCTTTATATGAAGCTGCAAAGATAATTTATGCATTTATTTCCAATTGGGCAAAGTTAGCTGTTACCTTGGTGAGGCTAAAACAATTCCAAAGTGCTGTTGATGCAGCACGAAAAGCTAATAGCGCAAAGACTTGGAAGGAAGTTTGCTTTGCATGCGTTGATGCTGAAGAATTCAGATTAGCTCAAATTTGTGGTCTTAACATCATTTTACAG GTTGATGACATGGAGGAGGTCAGCCAGTATTATCAGAATAGAGGCTGTTTCAAAGAGATAATTTCATTGATGGAAAGCGGTCTTGGATTGGAACGTGCACACATGGGAATTTTTACTGAGCTGGGAGTACTTTATGCTAGATATCGCTCTGAGAAGCTTATGGAGCACATTAAGCTATTCTCTACCCGACTGAATATTCTTAAACTAATCAGAGCCTGCGATGAACAGCAGCACTGGAAAGAGCTTACATATCTTTATATTCAGTATGATGAATTTGATAATGCTTCTGTTACTGTAATGAATCACTCTCCTGAGGCCTGGGATCACATGCAGTTCAAGGATATTCTGGTTAAAGTTGCCAATGTTGAGCTATACTATAAAGCTGTGCACTTCTACCTACAAAAGCATCCTGATCTTATTAATGACATGCTTAATGTCCTGGCACTTCGTCTAGACCATACACGTGTTGTTGACATAATGAGAAAG GTAATATCCATCTTGTGA
- the LOC130803510 gene encoding clathrin heavy chain 1-like isoform X1 translates to MAAANAPIVMREILTLPSIGINPQFITFNNVTMESEKYICVRETSPQNSVVIVDMNMPMQPLRRPIMADSALMNPNTRILSLKAKLPGTTQDHLQIFNIESKTKVTSHQMPEQIVFWKWISPNMLGLVTQTSVYHWSIDGHSQPVKVFERTANLANNQIINYICDPSEKWLVLIGIAPGSPERPQLVKGSMQLYSVDQQRSQALEAHAASFASYKVPGSEKPSTLIMFATKSMNAGQVTSKLHIIELGAQPGKASFTKKQADLFFPPDFADDFPVAMQISQRYGLIYVITKLGLLFVYDLESASAVYRNRISPDPIFLTSEAASAGGFYAINRRGQVLLATVNEATIVPFVSGQLNNLELAVNLAKRGNLPGAENLFVQRFQELFAQTKYKEAAALAAESPQGILRTPDTVAKFQSVPVQSGQTPPLLQYFGTLLTRGKLNAFESLELSRLVVNQNKKNLLENWLAEDKLECTEELGDLVKTVDTDLALKIYIKARATPKVVAAFAERREFDKILIYSKQVGYAPDYLFLIQTILRQDPQGAVNFALMMSQMEGGCAVDYDTITDLFLQRNLIREATAFLLDVLKSNSPEHGFLQTKVLEINLVTFPNVADAILANGMFSHYDRSRVAQLCEKAGLYIQALRHYTDLPDIKRVIVNTHAIEPQALVDFFGTLSCEWALECMKDLLLVNLRGNLQIIVQTAKEYSDQLGVDTCIKLFEQFKSYEGLYFFLGSYLSSSDDPDIHFKYIEAAAKTGQLKEVERVTRESNFYDAEKTKNFLMEAKLPDARPLINVCDRFGFVPDLTHYLYVNNMLRYIEGYVQKVNPGNAPIVVGQLLDDECPEDFIKGLILSVRSLLPVEPLVEECEKRNRLRLLTQFLEHLVSEGSQDVHVHNALGKIIIESNNNPEHFLMTNPYYDSRVVGKYCEKRDPTLAVVAYRRGQCDDELINVTNKNSLFKLQARYVVERMDSDLWEKVLNPENEYRRLIIDQVVSTALPESKSPEQVSAAVKAFMTADLPHELIELLEKIVLQNSAFSGNSNLQNLLILTAIKADSSRVMDYVNRLDNFDGPAVGEIAVEAKLYEEAFAIFKKFNLNVQAVNVLLDNIQSIDRAVEFAFRVEEDTVWSQVAKAQLRAGLVSDAIESFIRAEDATQFLDVIRAAGDADVYHDLVKYLLMVRQQIKEPRVDGELIYAYAKIDRLSEIEEFILMPNIANLQSVGDRLFDEALYEAAKIIYAFISNWAKLAVTLVRLKQFQSAVDAARKANSAKTWKEVCFACVDAEEFRLAQICGLNIILQVDDMEEVSQYYQNRGCFKEIISLMESGLGLERAHMGIFTELGVLYARYRSEKLMEHIKLFSTRLNILKLIRACDEQQHWKELTYLYIQYDEFDNASVTVMNHSPEAWDHMQFKDILVKVANVELYYKAVHFYLQKHPDLINDMLNVLALRLDHTRVVDIMRKAGNIHLVKPYMIAVQSNNVYAVNEALNEIYVEDEDYERLRESIDLHDNFDHIGLAQKIEKHELLEMRRVAAYIYKKAGRWKQSIALSKKDKHYRDAMETCSQSGGRELAEELLVYFIQEGKKECFAACLFVCYDVIRSDVALELAWINNMIDFALPYLLQFIREYTGKIDELIKDKIEAQKETKAKEQEEKDVIAQQNMYAQLLPLALPAPSMPGSMPPPPPGMGGYGPPLPMGGMGGMGMPPMPPFGMPTMGGY, encoded by the exons ATGGCGGCGGCTAATGCACCAATCGTAATGCGTGAAATTCTCACG TTGCCAAGCATTGGAATAAATCCACAATTCATCACATTTAATAATGTGACGATGGAATCAGAGAAGTATATATGTGTACGAGAAACATCACCGCAGAATagtgttgttattgttgatatGAACATGCCGATGCAACCGTTACGAAGGCCAATTATGGCGGATTCTGCTCTCATGAATCCAAATACTCGAATTCTCTCCTTGAAAG CTAAACTTCCAGGTACCACACAAGatcatttacaaatttttaatattgaatCAAAGACAAAGGTGACATCACACCAGATGCCTGAGCAG ATTGTCTTCTGGAAGTGGATTTCTCCAAATATGCTTGGACTCGTGACACAGACATCAGTATATCACTGGTCAATTGATG GGCATTCTCAACCCGTAAAAGTTTTTGAAAGGACTGCTAATTTGGCAAACAACCAAATAATCAACTATATTTGTGACCCTTCTGAAAAGTGGTTGGTCTTGATTGGTATTGCTCCTGGTTCACCTGAG AGGCCTCAACTTGTTAAAGGAAGTATGCAGCTCTATTCTGTTGATCAGCAGCGCAGTCAAGCTCTTGAAGCTCATGCCGCATCATTTGCCTCTTATAAA GTCCCTGGAAGTGAAAAGCCTTCTACTCTTATTATGTTTGCCACTAAGTCCATGAATGCTGGCCAGGTTACTTCCAAGCTGCACATCATAGAGCTTGGTGCTCAGCCAG GAAAAGCAAGTTTTACAAAGAAACAAGCTGATCTATTCTTCCCTCCAGATTTTGCTGATGATTTTCCAGTTGCGATGCAG ATCTCCCAAAGATATGGTTTGATTTATGTTATTACCAAGCTTGGCCTATTATTTGTGTATGACCTTGAGTCTGCAAGTGCTGTTTATCGGAATCGAATCAGTCCGGATCCCATTTTTTTGACATCAGAGGCTGCATCTGCTGGCGGCTTCTATGCCATCAACAGAAGGGGGCAAGTTCTTCTTGCCACTGTTAATGAAGCTACTATTGTTCCTTTTGTCAGTGGCCAA TTAAACAATTTGGAGCTTGCTGTTAATCTTGCCAAAAGGGGCAATCTCCCTGGTGCAGAAAATCTG TTTGTTCAGCGCTTCCAAGAGTTATTCGCTCAAACAAAGTACAAGGAAGCTGCTGCACTTGCTGCTGAATCTCCACAAGGCATATTGCGTACTCCTGACACTGTCGCAAAATTTCAG AGTGTTCCTGTTCAATCAGGGCAAACCCCGCCTCTCTTACAATACTTTGGGACACTTCTGACTAGAGGAAAACTTAATGCATTTGAATCTCTAGAACTATCCCGCCTCGTTGTGaatcaaaacaagaaaaatcTTCTGGAGAATTGGTTGGCAGAAGACAAATTGGAGTGCACTGAGGAACTTGGAGATCTAGTTAAG ACTGTTGACACTGACCTTGCTTTGAAGATATATATCAAAGCTAGAGCAACTCCTAAGGTTGTTGCTGCCTTTGCCGAGCGTCGGGAATTTGACAAAATTCTCATTTACTCGAAGCAG GTCGGCTATGCACCAGATTACTTGTTCCTTATCCAAACTATTCTTCGACAAGATCCTCAG GGTGCCGTCAATTTTGCACTGATGATGTCCCAAATGGAGGGAGGGTGTGCCGTTGATTATGACACTATAACAGATCTTTTTCTTCAG AGAAACTTAATTCGGGAAGCAACAGCATTTCTACTGGatgttttaaaatcaaattcgcCTGAACATGGTTTTCTGCAAACAAAG GTTTTGGAAATCAATCTTGTTACCTTTCCCAATGTGGCTGATGCTATTTTAGCAAACGGAATGTTCAGTCACTATGATCGTTCTAGAGTTGCTCAGCTTTGCGAGAAAGCTGGTCTTTACATACAAGCACTTCGG CACTACACTGATTTACCTGACATCAAACGTGTTATTGTGAATACCCATGCGATAGAACCACAG GCACTTGTTGATTTCTTTGGGACACTTTCCTGTGAGTGGGCACTAGAGTGCATGAAGGACCTTTTACTTGTCAATCTCAGGGGCAACCTTCAGATTATTGTCCAG ACTGCTAAGGAGTATAGTGACCAACTGGGTGTAGATACATGCATTAAACTCTTCGAGCAATTTAAATCATATGAAGGGCTGTATTTTTTCCTTGGGTCATATTTGAGCTCCAG TGATGATCCTGATATTCACTTTAAATACATTGAAGCAGCTGCTAAAACTGGGCAGCTTAAAGAAGTGGAACGAGTTACTAGAGAGTCCAACTTTTATGAtgctgaaaaaacaaaaaacttccTGATGGAAGCCAAGCTTCCCGATGCACGTCCGCTGATTAATGTTTGTGATCGTTTTGGTTTTGTTCCTGACCTCACACACTACCTTTATGTAAATAACATGCTTCGTTATATTGAAGGGTATGTTCAGAAG GTTAATCCGGGAAATGCACCGATAGTTGTTGGGCAACTACTTGATGATGAATGTCCTGAAGATTTTATCAAGGGTCTAATACTTTCTGTTCGCTCTCTCCTTCCAGTCGAGCCACTTGTGGAGGAATGTGAGAAGAG AAATCGACTTCGTTTGCTCACCCAATTTCTCGAGCATCTTGTTAGTGAAGGAAGCCAAGATGTGCATGTGCACAATGCTCTGGGTAAAATTATCATTGAGAGTAACAATAATCCTGAGCATTTTCTCATGACCAACCCATACTATGATTCACGTGTTGTGGGTAAATATTGTGAGAAGCGTGACCCGACCCTTGCTGTTGTTGCTTATAGGCGAGGGCAATGTGATGACGAGCTTATCAACGTCACAAATAAGAATTCTTTGTTCAAGCTGCAAGCAAG ATATGTTGTTGAAAGAATGGATAGTGATCTATGGGAAAAGGTCCTCAATCCTGAAAATGAGTATAGAAGGCTGATCATTGATCAAGTTGTGTCCACTGCTTTGCCCGAAAGCAAGAGTCCTGAACAAGTTTCTGCTGCTGTTAAGGCTTTTATGACAGCTGATCTTCCTCATGAGTTGATTGAGCTTCTTGAAAAGATTGTCCTTCAGAACTCTGCTTTCAGTGGAAATTCAAATCTGCAGAACCTCTTGATTTTGACAGCCATCAAGGCAGATTCATCCAGAGTTATGGATTATGTCAACAGGTTGGATAACTTTGATGGACCCGCAGTTGGAGAAATAGCTGTTGAGGCCAAGCTTTACGAAGAAGCATTTGCAATCTTCAAGAAATTCAATCTTAATGTGCAGGCGGTTAATGTGCTATTGGATAACATTCAAAGCATTGACAGGGCTGTGGAATTTGCATTCCGAGTTGAAGAGGATACTGTTTGGAGCCAAGTTGCAAAGGCTCAGTTGAGGGCTGGGTTGGTCAGTGATGCAATCGAGTCATTTATACGCGCTGAGGATGCCACACAATTTTTGGATGTGATTCGTGCTGCTGGAGATGCAGACGTCTACCATGATTTGGTTAAGTATCTTCTTATGGTTAGACAACAAATCAAGGAGCCTAGGGTGGATGGTGAACTCATATATGCCTATGCCAAGATTGATAGGTTGAGTGAGATTGAAGAATTCATACTCATGCCAAACATTGCCAACCTCCAGAGTGTTGGTGATCGCTTGTTTGATGAAGCTTTATATGAAGCTGCAAAGATAATTTATGCATTTATTTCCAATTGGGCAAAGTTAGCTGTTACCTTGGTGAGGCTAAAACAATTCCAAAGTGCTGTTGATGCAGCACGAAAAGCTAATAGCGCAAAGACTTGGAAGGAAGTTTGCTTTGCATGCGTTGATGCTGAAGAATTCAGATTAGCTCAAATTTGTGGTCTTAACATCATTTTACAG GTTGATGACATGGAGGAGGTCAGCCAGTATTATCAGAATAGAGGCTGTTTCAAAGAGATAATTTCATTGATGGAAAGCGGTCTTGGATTGGAACGTGCACACATGGGAATTTTTACTGAGCTGGGAGTACTTTATGCTAGATATCGCTCTGAGAAGCTTATGGAGCACATTAAGCTATTCTCTACCCGACTGAATATTCTTAAACTAATCAGAGCCTGCGATGAACAGCAGCACTGGAAAGAGCTTACATATCTTTATATTCAGTATGATGAATTTGATAATGCTTCTGTTACTGTAATGAATCACTCTCCTGAGGCCTGGGATCACATGCAGTTCAAGGATATTCTGGTTAAAGTTGCCAATGTTGAGCTATACTATAAAGCTGTGCACTTCTACCTACAAAAGCATCCTGATCTTATTAATGACATGCTTAATGTCCTGGCACTTCGTCTAGACCATACACGTGTTGTTGACATAATGAGAAAG GCAGGTAATATCCATCTTGTGAAGCCATACATGATAGCAGTTCAGAGCAACAATGTCTATGCTGTAAATGAGGCCCTGAATGAAATATATGTTGAGGATGAAGACTATGAAAGATTGCGAGAGTCAATTGATTTACATGATAACTTTGATCACATAGGGCTTGCACAAAAG ATTGAGAAACATGAGCTTCTGGAGATGAGACGCGTTGCTGCTTATATCTATAAGAAGGCAGGTCGATGGAAGCAGTCTATTGCACTGTCAAAGAAAGATAAACATTATAGAGATGCAATGGAAACATGTTCGCAATCTGGTGGGCGGGAGCTGGCTGAAgaattattagtttatttcatACAGGag GGAAAGAAGGAGTGTTTCGCTGCTTGCCTTTTCGTGTGTTACGATGTAATACGATCAGATGTTGCCCTTGAGCTGGCCTGGATTAACAACATGATTGACTTTGCCCTCCCATACTTATTACAG TTTATTCGTGAGTACACGGGGAAGATTGATGAACTTATCAAGGATAAAATCGAGGCTCAGAAGGAAACAAAAGCGAAGGAGCAGGAAGAGAAGGATGTTATCGCACAACAG AATATGTACGCTCAGTTGCTGCCTCTTGCTTTGCCCGCTCCTTCAATGCCGGGTTCTATGCCTCCACCACCACCTGGAATGGGAGGTTATGGACCACCACTCCCCATGGGAGGAATGGGAGGTATGGGTATGCCTCCTATGCCGCCTTTTGGTATGCCAACAATGGGAGGCTACTAA